The Polluticoccus soli sequence CTCGATGATAAATTTGGTAAGCTCAGGGAGTTTACCGCTGAATTTCTACAAGCATATCCACAATATGAAACACATGTTCATTGCATTGATGACGAAAGGGATGAGATAATTGGCAACCCTAATGGTGATACACCTTGCCTGCTGTTTTTGAAACAGGCTAAGCTGGATAGTCATATGGACGGGATACACAGTGTATTCGATCTGTCATCAAAAAAGTATATTAAACGACGTAACCAGATAGAAATAGACTGGATAAAGTTTGCGCTAGGTTACAGGGCGCGATTTATCCCATTTAATTAGAGCCAAGTGCGCATTTGCTCCCGCTGTATATACGATGAAACTGTTTCAGGTATTTCCTTCGATAGCGATGGAGTTTGCAACTATTGCAAGATGATCGATGGGCTGAAAGCACAATACAAAACGGCGACACCTGAAGGGCAACAAAACTGGATGGGCATAGTTGACGAGATCAAAAAAGCAGGCAAGGGCAAGAAATATGATTGCGTGATTGGAGTTAGTGGTGGCACCGATTCGTCATTCATGGTTGCTAAAGCTATAGAATGGGGACTTAAGCCATTGGCTGTGCACTACGATAACACGTGGAATACTGCAATTGCCACTGAGAACATAAGAAAGGTACTAGGTAAGCTAGGTATAGACCTCTATACGCACGTTGTAGATAACAAAGAAGCGGATGACATTTTTCGTTCCTTCTTTTATGCAAATGTTCCAGAAATTGACGGTTCTACGGACATAGCCTTGGCTGAGACATTGTATCGTGCAGCTGCGAAATATGGAGTCAGATATATTCTCGAAGGGCATTCATTTATGGCTGAAGGAGTGTCTCCTCTCGGGGCTGCGTATGTCGACGGTGGCTATATCAACACGATCCATAAAAGATACGGGAGACTAAGGATGCGAACCTTCCCGAACATGACCTTCGCTAGGTTTTTGAAGTGGACCTTGATCTACAGAATAAAAAAAGTTCGGCCATTCTGGTATATCAGCTATGATAAAGCCAGTGCAAGGGAGTTTTTGGAAAAGGAATTTAACTGGAAATACTACGGCGGGCATCACCTGGAAAACAGGATGACTGCGTTTAATCACGCTGTTTATTTTCCACAGAAATTCAAAGTAGATCAACGTAATAATAGTCTTTCTGCAGCTGTACGTAGTGGACATATGAATAAATCGGAAGCGTTGCGCGAGTATGCACAGCCGCCATATGTTGAAGCAGAGATCGTTCCATATTTCAAAAAGCGGCTGCGAATAAGCGACGAAGAGTTTGATACAATTATGAATGGGGAACGCAAATTCTTTTGGCAGTATAAAACCTACAAACAAAGGTTTGAGCGACTGCGCCCCTTGTTT is a genomic window containing:
- a CDS encoding N-acetyl sugar amidotransferase, with protein sequence MRICSRCIYDETVSGISFDSDGVCNYCKMIDGLKAQYKTATPEGQQNWMGIVDEIKKAGKGKKYDCVIGVSGGTDSSFMVAKAIEWGLKPLAVHYDNTWNTAIATENIRKVLGKLGIDLYTHVVDNKEADDIFRSFFYANVPEIDGSTDIALAETLYRAAAKYGVRYILEGHSFMAEGVSPLGAAYVDGGYINTIHKRYGRLRMRTFPNMTFARFLKWTLIYRIKKVRPFWYISYDKASAREFLEKEFNWKYYGGHHLENRMTAFNHAVYFPQKFKVDQRNNSLSAAVRSGHMNKSEALREYAQPPYVEAEIVPYFKKRLRISDEEFDTIMNGERKFFWQYKTYKQRFERLRPLFYILAKAHLVPMSFYLKYCFPFKSSGR